The genomic stretch TCTCCCCGCCAGATAGCGAGGCGAATGGTCGTTGATATTGCTCGTTTGGCACGCGCAAACCGTTGGCGACTCGTTCGATGTTCGCTTCCATCTCATAGCCGCCTTCACGCTCAAAGCGTTCGCGCAACCGATCGTACTCTGCAAGCACCGCTTGCAGTTGCGCCTCTACCTCAAACACGGCCGGGTCGGTCATCTTGACTTCCAGCTCTCCCATCTGCCGCTGACAGGCGCGCAGTTCGGTGTAACCGCGGGCGATCACTTCATACACGGTCGTCTCATCCCCGTAGTTGGGAATCTGGGCCAAACTGCCTATCTTCGTCCCTTTGCGAATGTGAATCTGTCCGCCGTCATGCTTTTGTTCGCCGCTGATCAGTTTGAACAGCGTCGTCTTCCCCTCTCCGTTGCGCCCGATCAAGCCAACGCGGTCCTTTTGCTTAATCTCGAGCGTGACGTCGGAAAGCACCAGATTCGCACCATAATATTTTTGCACGTGTTGTACGCTTACGATCATTTTCGATTTCCTCCTCGGGTGAACAACTGCCCTCCCGAAAACGGTGCGCAAAAAGGCCGCGGGGAAATTTCCCCGCGGCCTGTGCTACCATCGATCGTGGTATAGGCAGGAGTCATTTCTCAATTTCTTCAACATCAATTGGGTTAAATTTGGACATACTGATCCCGTAAATTGGAGCATTCCCGCATTTTCCCAGAACTGCCAATGACATCTGGGACAATTGATTGTTGACGAATTGAGTATTCATCCTGCCTACACCCCCTTTACATAAATAGTTGTACTCACTATACATCAACTTAGCGCCACTGGCAAGCCTGATTTTCAGACTATTGCTCCAATCTTTGCTGCTCGGGCGCGCTCGCTTGTGCCGCTTTGTTCAACTTGCGCCGAGAAAGCCACAATCCGAGCAAGCAGAGGTACAATCCCCAGTGAATCCCTTTATCGGCAATGTTGAAGATATGCGATTCACCGATCGGGTTGATAAAATCGATCACATGCTGATAAAACACGCGGTCAAACAGGTTGCCAAGCGCTCCGCCAAGCATCAGCCCCAAGCCGATCTGCAGCCACAGGTTGCGATCGTGACGACCTTTGACCATAAACCCGACCAGCGCGATCACCGCCAGTGCAGAAACGGTGATCAAAAATTCAAGATGCCCGCTGAAAATCCCGCCTGCAGCACCTGGATTATAAAAGAGTGACCACTCATACCAGCCGTCGATACCAGGCACCTTTTCGCCAAGCGTCAAGGTGCGTTCCGCCCATACTTTAGTCACTCGGTCGAAAGCAAAGACGAAGGAAGCGGACAGCCAAAACACCAGAAGGTTCTTGTTCATCCTCTCGTCTCCTCTCCGTATTCGCCTCGTCTATGCTTGTTTGACCATGCGCACATGCCAGATACCTGCATCTAAAAACGGTTCATCTGAGATGTTGGCATAGCCGAGTTTCTCATAAAAGGTCTCTGCGTGCGTCTGCGCTTCCAAAATAAACTTGACAAATCCCTGCTCACGCCCGATTTCTTCAAGTTTATGCATGATGGCAGCCCCGTATCCTTTGCCCCGCCCCTCTTTCCTCACGGCGATGCGCTCCATCTTGCCCGCCCCGTCCGTGTACGGTCGAATGCGGCCCGTCGCCACCGGACGGCCAGCTTCATCATAGGCCAGCACGTGGATCGCTTCATTCTCATATTCATCCACCTCGATCTCCGACGGCACGTTTTGCTCTTGAACGAACACGATCATTCGAATCTCCAGCGCAAGTCCGTATTGTTCTTCTGTTGTAATCTGTTCGGTGCGGATTGCCATATGTAGTTCCTCCTCAGGAAATGCTTGAAAATGTAGTCTTCTCATTTTAACAAAAAAAGAGCCCTCGCGGTAACGAGAGCTCTGTGTTGCTCAACCAAATTTGTACGTGATGCCATGACCGCCTTTTGGGTAGACCCACTCGATGTTGTAGTCTGGGCAAC from Tumebacillus algifaecis encodes the following:
- the lspA gene encoding signal peptidase II, yielding MNKNLLVFWLSASFVFAFDRVTKVWAERTLTLGEKVPGIDGWYEWSLFYNPGAAGGIFSGHLEFLITVSALAVIALVGFMVKGRHDRNLWLQIGLGLMLGGALGNLFDRVFYQHVIDFINPIGESHIFNIADKGIHWGLYLCLLGLWLSRRKLNKAAQASAPEQQRLEQ
- a CDS encoding GNAT family N-acetyltransferase; protein product: MAIRTEQITTEEQYGLALEIRMIVFVQEQNVPSEIEVDEYENEAIHVLAYDEAGRPVATGRIRPYTDGAGKMERIAVRKEGRGKGYGAAIMHKLEEIGREQGFVKFILEAQTHAETFYEKLGYANISDEPFLDAGIWHVRMVKQA